Below is a genomic region from Patagioenas fasciata isolate bPatFas1 chromosome 5, bPatFas1.hap1, whole genome shotgun sequence.
GGGGAGGTTTGCCTCATTATCTCTCTCCTGTGTGACCTcgacaagaaaaaaatctaatcCCCTTGTAGGAAATGACAAAACAGGTTTACACGATAAGTTTTGCAGTACAGCTGTGACTATGGCACCAGACACTGGAAGGTCAAAGGGCTTGGACTCCATCAAGATTGAACTCACATCCTCTCCCTAGTATGAGATTTGCTGGTTCTTTGAAAACACAGGTATTTGCACAGCTGAAATACTAAGAAATAGTCTCAGCTCTAGGAGAGGTGGGAGGAAAAAACTGCTATTTACAGTTCCAAGGAGATTCCGACTTCCCCTTTCCCCAGCAGTACAGTTTAGTTTTCTGCAAGGTTTCAACTGTTGTAACCAGAACTTTGTGCGCTAGATCGTTTGATCCAAACATCAGGCATGTCTGGCTGGCTGTTTGGTAACACAACCGGACCTTCGTTCCCTAATCCGAATCGATTTTTCCATGAAGAGCTGTTCTGCTGCGATGCTGCTGGAGAGATATCAAAGACAGTCTCCCTCAGGTCCAGCCGCAGAGTATCTCTCTTCCCGTTCAAGTAACCTCTCTCTGTTTGACTATACGAGTCAGACAGCTCTAAGACATCGGGACAAGAACTGGCTGATTCAGCAAGCTTCAGGCCTTGCTCAAAATCACTAATTGACGTCTCACCGGAGATGTTGAGCATGTCAAAAGAGCTGCCGAGAGAACAAAGGCATCTGTGAATTTTGTAGATGTCAGCAGCAGGGAGGTGGCTGTTGTCTGAGGTATAATCTGACTGCTGCTGGGCAGTGTCACTAGAGCACTGGGATTTATTGAGCTGCTCTTCTTCTTTCGCGCCAGCTGGCTGGATACGGTCCAGCCCAGACCCGTCCCAAGCTTTCAGACCGTACTTCCGACATCGACAATCTCGGCAGAGTCTCTCCCGGTGTATTTCTGTTACTGAGCTGCTGTGCTTGTACGGAGAGGAGGTTTGCAAGGCAGGACACTGGCACAGGCCAACCTGCTGCTCTCCAAGGGCCTCCTGCAggttctgtctctctctttccatTCCTATCCTGGGGCATCTGTTGTCTTCAACTTGTGTGTCTTCAGAGAGCACGGAGGGCCGGTTAGACAGCTTGCTTGTGGAAGTGCTGTTGTCAAAGCTGTCGCTGAGTTTTCTGCTCAAGGGCTGGAGCTCATATTGCTCGTTTGCAGTGTTGGACTCCTGGACCTTCCGCGAGCGGTTCTGCTTCTCGCTCCCCCCACAGGCAAAGCTTCCATTCAGGCCAGGGTCATCATAATAGTCTTTCATGGTGTGGGCACAAGGCCAGAGGATCTGCCCACAGTTCTTCTCCGGGCCGAAGAAGCAGCACAGTGACTGGAAGAAGAGGCTGGCAAACCCACAGCTGATACACTTGATCATCATGATGAATATCCCCAACTTCCTATACGCCAGGACTGTTGCAGGCAACATAATGACCCCTGCAGAGAAGAGAGCAGAAGCTGCCATGGCCGTGGCACAGCTCATCTGCTTCAGGGAAAAAGCCACTCGGCTCAGGCGGTCAGAGTGAGGGCACAGGTGGTAGGAGATGCAGTAGTTGACGGTAAAGTCAACGGAGAGACCTACTGCAGCCGAAATGAAGAGAGACTCCACCGCGTTGAGCTGCCACTCCAAGAGGACCAAAAGGCCTATGGTTACCAGGACAGTGCCTGCGATGGCAGTAACTGAGAAAACGCTAAGGAGAACATTCCAGGTGGTGAGCAGCAGCACCACGAAGGAAATGGCTACAGAAAGCCCCATGACCACCATGGTTTCTGTGCTGAGACTGTGCTGGAGGTTGTACAGCTCTAGTTTGCTGGTAAACCAGCCATTCTGAAGCCCCACGGGGGCAGTTTTCATCTCCTCTGTTACCCAGAGGTTGATTTCCTCGTAGAATTGTTTGGCTTTGCTGTAGTTGAAGCTATAGTGATAAATAGTTTGAAACTGCAGCACTAAGGCAGCGAGATTTCCCTCCCTGTCAAACCTGAGGCCCAGATCATATGTTtctgccccttccctgccctgctccaggaGCATCATTTTGATGCAGTGTAGGAAGACTTCGCTTCCATAGGGAAAAGAGAACTGGTTGCAGCAAAGGTTGAAGCTGTGGTCTCGCTGGGAGCACTGGCGACTGTCCATCCACCTGAGGAACTCCTCCATGAAGCACACAGTAGATTTCTGCTCTGCGTCAGGGTAATAGAAAGTTTTGTTCTTCACTTTTTGGCAGAATTCGAGGAGCCACCTCTGAGCATCAGGGCTCTGGATCGTGAAGGTGACGTCTGTCACTAGGGTGCCGTTGCTTTTTGGATTGAAATGGTCCCCATTATCCACGGGCAGAATGCCCCAGACTATCGTGACAGGCATGCGCTGCCCTTCGCCGTGCTCCAGCCTCTCAAACATGAACTGGTGGCAGTACTCCGAGTCATACCTCTCAAACGGGTGGCTCAGTCTGAACACCTGCACGGACGATGTCTCCAGGGTCGGGAGTTTGAGTTTGGGGTTGGAACAGGAGATGTAGGCGCCTCCTATCGCTAAGGCAGCaaaccagcagatccagatgtaCCGAAACTTGATGACCCCACAAGGCAGAAGCTTTTCAAAGAGCAGCTTGGAGGTTTCAGACAGCGTGTTCTGGAGACCCctgaggatgtactggagggagGGAGCGACTCTTTTCTGGCCGGTGTTGTTCCAGTAGTCTGCTGGCTTGTAAATGCAGGTCGTTGCCACGTAGCGCTCGTACAGCACAGCCGAAGAGGGAAGCCAAGTCAGCATGAACAGCAGGCTCACCAGCACGGAGGTGCCCATGTAAACAGCGAAGCAGCGGATGGCTATTATATTGCTGATGTAGCTGGCGTAGAAGGCAGCACCCGTGGTGAAGCAGGATGCCAGCATGAGATATGCAAAATGGTGCATGGTTTGACTCACCCACTGGGAGAGCCCAGCGGAAGGGTTCTGGTTCTTGCTGAGGTTCCAGAGGTCGAAGAAGACAAAGGCGTGGTTGGCACAAATGCTGCTGAGAATGATGACCGCCGTCAGGTTTACAAAAGGGAAGTAGGTGAATCTGAAGGCCACCTTGTACAAGAAGTAGGAGATCATTAAAGAACTGACAACAGCGAGCAGGACCATTAAGGTAATAAAGACTGAGcgtaaataaaaagaaatgcttAGAAAAATAGCTAATATTGCCAGGACTGGATACTTGGTATCCAGTAGAAGATAGTGCTGGAATAGTTTCTGTTTAAGGCCCAGGTCCATTCCAGTGATAGATGTGTAGTTATCAAACAGATCCCAGGATTCAAGATTGTCTAAGTAGATCCCCATCATAGATGCACCTTTCCTCGTAGGCAAAAACAGCAGGCTGTATTTGAGAGATGGCACTTGGTACTCCATCGTCTGGGGACTCAGGAAGTCCCTGTCGACCAAGAAGTGGAGAAGCTGGTAAATGGCATTGAAGCGGGTACATTTTTCTGGGACTTTGGCACACTGAGCGTGTTTCTGTCTCACAGTCTCGGGCCCTATGCACGACGGAGTGAGGATTCCTTTGTGGTAGTCGGGGGCACAGGCACGCAGGAGGGCCAGGGTGTGGGAGATGTCTCCTTGGGTTATCTCCAAACACGAAGACCTATTGTAGAGGACAGCAATGTAGTTCCCCAGGGACCAGCTTGGGCAGCATTCGTTGGCTTCAGTACGTTGGCAGAGATCCCTAAAATGAACGTGTGAGCGTATCTGAAAAACAGATGAGGGAACATCGTGTCAGACCCTGTCTGCTCACCTCATCTTGCAGCCCCACACTGCTCCTTGCTCTTTGCAGGAATCCTCCCCTCCAGGTATACAGGCCATGGCTCAAGGGCAAATTGCAAATACTAAAGCCATTGGAACATGCTAGCCTTTTGCAGAAATCAAACCCTGtccattatttctattttataaccTCTCATTTGAGAACTTGGATCCTATGGCAAACACAGCTAATCCAATTAAACTTCCCACTTGCAAAATTTGCTGTCACAGTCTCCGAGATGATAGCTCCATTTTGGTAATTAGATTCTGCTGTCCAATATTCACAGCAGCTTCTGATGGGCACCTTTGGCTTCTGCACCAAGCTCTGCTTCAGTGTCTGTTCATTGTTGTTGAAAGGCAGCTGCTATTCTGCAGCTGGACTTCAGTGACAGGCGGAATTGTCTGTGTATCGCTAACTGGGTAAAGTGCTTTGGAGTCTTCTAGGCTGAAACTTGTTCTGTAGCTTACGTTATTTTTGTCTGGCTTCCTTTCAGCTAGAGATTAAAGATTACGGCAGTCAGAAAAGAGACAGCATGTGTATATGTTCTTCCCGACATTACTAACCTTGTCTTGTTCAATTTGACACATGGACTGAATAGCTTGCAAGTTCCATAAGCTCCCAGCAGTTGTGGACATAAATACCAGCTGGGAATAGCTCTTTTCTgaaataaagaagaagaagaacaagacaaGTATTAGGCAATGAAGATGAATCAGCCAGGCTGTTTGGAGTAGACtctgtacaaagaaaaaaaagtatatatgtgtatatatatgtgtgtgtgtgtgtatattgttGTCTATATGCCTATGTCCTATGCTATGGAGGGCTCCCTGAAGGGAAGCAGGTCAAAAGGACAGTAGCCTGTAGCAGGTGGTAGCATCTGCCTTGTGTGATGTGACCCATGCTCCTCACCCACCCGTCAGCAGCGGGAGAGCAGCGTTGGGCGCTTTCGCCCCACGCTCCCCGTGCTGTCAGTGTGCTCTCAGTGGGTGTCGGCAGCTGGTTCTGCACCCTGTTACAGACCCAGTTCAGTCAGCAACTCCCAAGAACCTGcaggtttggtgtttggtttcagAGGAGTAGATGCAGGGAGGGAGTAAATGTATCTACATGATCTTCCTCTTTCCACTCACCAGTGAGTGTCCTTTTGGGGATGAACTGTGGGTGTCTTagagttttcctctttttttctctccagtgttTACTGCAACTTAtgtttttcaagaagaaaagaaggaacagAGAGGGAGCGGGTCATGCGCCGTTTTTTCAGAGGATTCACTTGTGAAATGGGTAAGTGGTGAAAACATTAGTCCTTTTACTGGTGCTTTGAAGGCATATTTCTAAAGGGGAATAAGAAGTATGGCAAAAAGGAGAACCAACTCTTCTCCAGGATTTCAGAACAAGCTTTCTCTAACCAGTCGGTTATGAAGTGCATTAAGGAGTGGCTTAACTCGGGTGGTATTGTACAGACTGCTTTCTGAGAGCACTTTCAGAACATTTCCCTGTGTCCTACACCCCTTTGGCAATTCTGGATGCTGTTGAGTTCTGGGTGTGTAATACTTATCACCCCACCAAGATTTCACGCACCTGGGGGGCCACAGAAGAAACCATCCGCTCCGTAGATTTGTTCCACCATCCTCCGTGTCCTCGCCTCTTGTTCTCCCTGAGCAGCCTTCTGTTCTCTGCCAACACCAATGTCATCATAGCTGGCGAGAGATCGGGTGATTTGTGTAACTAGTCTGGCTGTGAGTTACGTTCACTAACAAGGCTCTTGGTCACTTTTAAGCGCAGCATAAATGTTGCAATTGACATAGGTTATCTTGGAGCATTGAATCTGTAACTTTACAGCCAACCTCTTCCTCAACCCTCCACACCAAACCAAACTCAAATACCTTTTCTTTTCGGCatagggagaaagggaaaaggtctTCTGGTAGCCCGTATGGCTCTCTACATTCCTCCACACAACCAGCTTCCTGCCAATGTCGGTATCTCTGGGCTCAAAACCCTGCAGCCAAGCAAAAGGGTTTTGTCATCAGCTTGCATTTTAGTTCAGCTTAGCTTTCCTTAGTCCTCCTCCTAGACACAGAGATTATATGAGATTATTTCTGCGTCTTGGAGAGATACACAAATGGAGTTTTCCCTGGAGATACTGCCTCCCAGAGCTGACAGGAGAAGATAGGTCTCCTGTCCTTTCTGGCCAAGGACGGCTACAGTTCTTTCGCCCTGATCTCATAAgactcttctcctcctctttaaGTAAAATAGTCGCTTACAGAAATGGGAGTAATTTTCCTCTCTAAAGTCCTCCTTGATTTACTGTCCTGCCTCGCTGCctctgtctgcagagaaggaaggCAGCATAGACTCGTTTTACATGGCAGAAAGAACACGTCACTGGTCAGCCCACAGATTTTCCTTCTGTTCATGTTGATGTATCATCTGTAGGGACTTACCATTAAGGGTTCTGAAAAGTCAGGCAAATTCCCAACGAGCAGGCCAGCTAAGGTGCAAACCAGAGCCACCACTGAACACAGCCCCAGGACGGCGATGGGCCACTCCGCGATCATCTGGGAATAACTGGAaccaaaggcagaaaaaaaatgcagctgcaaAGACGCTTCTGCTGTTAGAACGGAACCTGCTGTTGAACCAACGGAGTGTTAGTAAAAGGAAGTAAAAGAATTAGGGCTTTCTGGTTTGAGCATTTATTTATTGAAAAGCTTAGAGGCTCTAGTACAGCTATTAATGAACATATTATACCTCCAACTGGATGTTTGCAGGCAATTCTAATTAACTCGGGTAATTACATTTTGCCTCCCTACACTTTCCTGCGTTTTCAAtcagaaataataaaaaccagACTCTTGCGTCCTAGGGCAAAATGAAGCTTTAAATATTTAACTTAAAAGATTGCATTTAAAAAGagcttcttccttttcttgtttTCCCCATTGTGCAGCGTGAGCTGCTTGCTGTCTTTGGCCTGCAGACTTTCAGCTGGTGGACCCAGAGCTGTCTTTGGCCTTTGGTCCCCTAAAGACGACCAACTCAAGCAAGTCAAGGCATCGGGGCAGTACCTGATGACAGGAGATACTTACCTAAACCTTCCAGAAAAAGTAGTTTCAAAAATCACCTTTAAAACAGCAACTGAAAGCaatcaaaatatttcagctttgATACATGTATTAAAAATCTTCTGTCTTTTGAAAAAGTGAACTTATGGGATGGATGGGCTATCCTCCTGATCGCTCCTCTGGTGGGCCAGGCTGGGCTAATACTGTCTAtagataaatatacatatatggaCATATACATAAAGGATTATTATGTATATCAAAAGCTATTGTATGGACCAGAGCACCTGCTCCAGGAACAGCTGTCAAACAGTGCTGCTACTCGTGAATGCAGGTGAAATTGATGCGGTTTGTCCCAGGGGACGGGAGCCCCGAGCGGGCAGCACGGACCCTGCCGGGCTCTCACCAGCAATAGCGCTGCGCATCTCCCAACAGCCGTCAGGAGAGCAGTGGTGATGGGGGAGAAGGACAGGAATCTTTTGATATTAAACATACCTTTTTGGCATCCTGAAAGCTTTGTCGTGtctgcagacagaaaaaaaaaacaaaaaaagcattaaTTTCTTGTTTTCCTACGCAGCACAGTGCTGGGCGGCTGAcgagggaggtgacccttccagGGGCTGTAAAGCACCAAGCTGAGCCATTGCTGCAAGAGAACTGGTGCTACATGAATGAGTGTAATGAATAGCAGTCTTTTCCTCTCTGTTGGCATTTTGACCAAGCAGGATGGGAAGATGTAGTCACTTCTCATTTTTGGCCCTCTTAAGAAAACCGTGTAGAAAGCAATGGTCATCAGCAGTGTAATCCCACAGAAATTGCACTGCATCTCTGTCCatgaaaatctttgttttaagtgcTTTCCTACTggatttttaaattgtttcttgACAAGAGCATACCTCTTTATTAAATTTTGTCAGGTGGGCTAGCAATGCCTATAGACAATTCTTGTTTCCTGTTCAGCTCAGCAAGGATTTCCCAAAAACATAGCTGCCATTTGTCTCGCAGGTCCTTccaaagacagcacctgtccagTCCAGAGGGGCAGAAGGCCAGTAGCACTGCTCAAAACATTTTACCAGGGTTTACTCCACAGAGGAGCATTTGTCGTCCCTACTTGTAGGGCTCTGAGGGACGCAATAAGCAGCGTTCCGCAGCGGGTCCAAGGCTCCGTTTCTTAAGGAATCCCCGAGGGTGAGCTTTCCACTGGCACCTTAAGAGCACAGTGGCACCTCAGTGGGTCACTGTATCTGAAGGAcctttcattctgctccccatttcCACTGAAATGTCCCCTTGATATATTCCTCATCACGCTAATGCTCTGTACATTTGGGAGAGAGAGGAGCAAAGAAAAATCCTCAGCCGATTATGGACGAGAAGTCTCTTTCTGGCAGCACACTGCCCATTCTGTGCTAATTCTCTCACAATAGCTTCTCAAGCAGATTTGCTTGGATTAAAACCCCCATTCTAGCATTATTGTGTTATCGGTTTTCTGTCTGCTAGTGCTGCACATCCTGCCAGGGATTTGCAATCCAGCTGCGTTTCCTACTTAAATAACCTGTTATGGAGAATGTGGTTGACAATTTTGTTGATAGCGTATGAGCTAAAATGGATCCAGGCTCCGCTCCTCTGACTGCAATTGCTCTGCACTGCAAACACAAGCAAATTAAATCCTCTGTTAATGGCTAGTAAATGAGACCATAAAGGGCTTTTGTGCCTAACCCTGCACTGCTGTACAAATGCAAGAGTCCTGTGCCACCTTTTATCAGACTttggtggctgctgctgtggtgATCTTTAGTGCCAACAGGGACTCCAAAAGGCACAGGAAGCAAGGCCGGGTGACGCTGGCTGGAGGGGACAGAGGCTGTAGCTCCAGCTGTTGAAGACCTGTGCGCATCCTTCCAGTGCTGCCCACGCAACAGCCCCCACCCGAGTCACTGGGACGCTCTGCACACAAATGGGGTTTGCCCGATTCTGTCATGGACAATACAGAATTTACACCCTTGTTGCTGCCCAACCTGGAAAAACAAATAATCTTCCCCACTTTTGTATTTCTTGCTGCTCGGCTGTAGCCAGTACTtaccttctgctgcctctcccagcacagacagcagcttcggtgggggcagaaaaataaatgaactctGGTCCTATCACCGAGAAGCTCTGCCATGATAAAGGATTAGCCAGCTGGGTGTCTTGCAGCGCAAAAGAAGGAAATACAAAGATCACGGAAGATGGGCATGATCCCATGAGCCAGGCAAGTCCTGCCCCAGCCTGGTGTGGGGGCGGCAGCTCTCTGGACAGCCCCAGAGCTGGGGGCATCTGGGGACAAACCCATGTTCCGCTCATCCCCACTCAGACCCTTCTCGTCCCTCCTGCCTCCCACCACAAAGTTCAGGAGATGCGTTTTGAAAGCCTCTGAGCCACCTTCCACGTGCCTCTCACCTGACTGTCACAACGTGATGCTGCACTGGCCGTCGCTGCCCGGGGGACCACTGTTTCCAGGGAGTTTCCGAGGCCTCGTGGTGGGCAGTGGGCACGGGCTCACCGCTGGAAAAGTGGGAACACAACACGGGCCCCTCGCCGTGCCCAGGGAGCGGGGGCAGGCCATAGCTGCCTTGGGGCTCCTCCTGGGTACAGGGGTAATACAGGTGATGCTGCTGCGAGTCCTGGGAGCTGGATGGCACCTGCCCGTTGGACTGGGTGGAGACCGGCCCGAGTGTGTGGctggaggagggcagggggtctCCTCCCAGTCTGGGGGACGCAGGAATGGGGCAGTGATGGACCGGGCAGATCCTTTCCCAGGAAGCGCCACTGTAGCTGGGCTCGGTGTTCGCGATCTCCGGCATGGCAAGGCAGGTCTGGCAAGGTcctgcattttgtttttctctgtgagGGGAAATAAAGGTATGGTCAAGCAGCTGAGCAGTGGAAAGGGAATCGCATCCTGCAAACTGGAGACTGCAACAGGCCTCCCACATAGTGCAGGATGTAAAACCTCACCCGCTATTTGCTGTGCCAAGAGCCAGTCTGAGGGCTGAGCTGGATTATGCTTGTTATAAAGACATCCGTGACTCAGAGATGATAGCTGATGGAGAAGCCATCATATCTTTGTGCATGTTGCAccaaaattttgaaaaattggGTAACATCCCCTCAGTTCTCCAAGATATTTCACTGCAGAGGAGGCAGAACACACTGGCTGGTAACAGCAGGGTCCTAACTCAGCACCACAGAGTGACTACAGAGATCTGGGGCAACGG
It encodes:
- the DISP2 gene encoding protein dispatched homolog 2 isoform X2, with product MPEIANTEPSYSGASWERICPVHHCPIPASPRLGGDPLPSSSHTLGPVSTQSNGQVPSSSQDSQQHHLYYPCTQEEPQGSYGLPPLPGHGEGPVLCSHFSSGEPVPTAHHEASETPWKQWSPGQRRPVQHHVVTVRHDKAFRMPKSYSQMIAEWPIAVLGLCSVVALVCTLAGLLVGNLPDFSEPLMGFEPRDTDIGRKLVVWRNVESHTGYQKTFSLSPYAEKKSYDDIGVGREQKAAQGEQEARTRRMVEQIYGADGFFCGPPEKSYSQLVFMSTTAGSLWNLQAIQSMCQIEQDKIRSHVHFRDLCQRTEANECCPSWSLGNYIAVLYNRSSCLEITQGDISHTLALLRACAPDYHKGILTPSCIGPETVRQKHAQCAKVPEKCTRFNAIYQLLHFLVDRDFLSPQTMEYQVPSLKYSLLFLPTRKGASMMGIYLDNLESWDLFDNYTSITGMDLGLKQKLFQHYLLLDTKYPVLAILAIFLSISFYLRSVFITLMVLLAVVSSLMISYFLYKVAFRFTYFPFVNLTAVIILSSICANHAFVFFDLWNLSKNQNPSAGLSQWVSQTMHHFAYLMLASCFTTGAAFYASYISNIIAIRCFAVYMGTSVLVSLLFMLTWLPSSAVLYERYVATTCIYKPADYWNNTGQKRVAPSLQYILRGLQNTLSETSKLLFEKLLPCGVIKFRYIWICWFAALAIGGAYISCSNPKLKLPTLETSSVQVFRLSHPFERYDSEYCHQFMFERLEHGEGQRMPVTIVWGILPVDNGDHFNPKSNGTLVTDVTFTIQSPDAQRWLLEFCQKVKNKTFYYPDAEQKSTVCFMEEFLRWMDSRQCSQRDHSFNLCCNQFSFPYGSEVFLHCIKMMLLEQGREGAETYDLGLRFDREGNLAALVLQFQTIYHYSFNYSKAKQFYEEINLWVTEEMKTAPVGLQNGWFTSKLELYNLQHSLSTETMVVMGLSVAISFVVLLLTTWNVLLSVFSVTAIAGTVLVTIGLLVLLEWQLNAVESLFISAAVGLSVDFTVNYCISYHLCPHSDRLSRVAFSLKQMSCATAMAASALFSAGVIMLPATVLAYRKLGIFIMMIKCISCGFASLFFQSLCCFFGPEKNCGQILWPCAHTMKDYYDDPGLNGSFACGGSEKQNRSRKVQESNTANEQYELQPLSRKLSDSFDNSTSTSKLSNRPSVLSEDTQVEDNRCPRIGMERERQNLQEALGEQQVGLCQCPALQTSSPYKHSSSVTEIHRERLCRDCRCRKYGLKAWDGSGLDRIQPAGAKEEEQLNKSQCSSDTAQQQSDYTSDNSHLPAADIYKIHRCLCSLGSSFDMLNISGETSISDFEQGLKLAESASSCPDVLELSDSYSQTERGYLNGKRDTLRLDLRETVFDISPAASQQNSSSWKNRFGLGNEGPVVLPNSQPDMPDVWIKRSSAQSSGYNS
- the DISP2 gene encoding protein dispatched homolog 2 isoform X1 translates to MEAAPGPPRREQRPEGTRRRSAAPREKQNAGPCQTCLAMPEIANTEPSYSGASWERICPVHHCPIPASPRLGGDPLPSSSHTLGPVSTQSNGQVPSSSQDSQQHHLYYPCTQEEPQGSYGLPPLPGHGEGPVLCSHFSSGEPVPTAHHEASETPWKQWSPGQRRPVQHHVVTVRHDKAFRMPKSYSQMIAEWPIAVLGLCSVVALVCTLAGLLVGNLPDFSEPLMGFEPRDTDIGRKLVVWRNVESHTGYQKTFSLSPYAEKKSYDDIGVGREQKAAQGEQEARTRRMVEQIYGADGFFCGPPEKSYSQLVFMSTTAGSLWNLQAIQSMCQIEQDKIRSHVHFRDLCQRTEANECCPSWSLGNYIAVLYNRSSCLEITQGDISHTLALLRACAPDYHKGILTPSCIGPETVRQKHAQCAKVPEKCTRFNAIYQLLHFLVDRDFLSPQTMEYQVPSLKYSLLFLPTRKGASMMGIYLDNLESWDLFDNYTSITGMDLGLKQKLFQHYLLLDTKYPVLAILAIFLSISFYLRSVFITLMVLLAVVSSLMISYFLYKVAFRFTYFPFVNLTAVIILSSICANHAFVFFDLWNLSKNQNPSAGLSQWVSQTMHHFAYLMLASCFTTGAAFYASYISNIIAIRCFAVYMGTSVLVSLLFMLTWLPSSAVLYERYVATTCIYKPADYWNNTGQKRVAPSLQYILRGLQNTLSETSKLLFEKLLPCGVIKFRYIWICWFAALAIGGAYISCSNPKLKLPTLETSSVQVFRLSHPFERYDSEYCHQFMFERLEHGEGQRMPVTIVWGILPVDNGDHFNPKSNGTLVTDVTFTIQSPDAQRWLLEFCQKVKNKTFYYPDAEQKSTVCFMEEFLRWMDSRQCSQRDHSFNLCCNQFSFPYGSEVFLHCIKMMLLEQGREGAETYDLGLRFDREGNLAALVLQFQTIYHYSFNYSKAKQFYEEINLWVTEEMKTAPVGLQNGWFTSKLELYNLQHSLSTETMVVMGLSVAISFVVLLLTTWNVLLSVFSVTAIAGTVLVTIGLLVLLEWQLNAVESLFISAAVGLSVDFTVNYCISYHLCPHSDRLSRVAFSLKQMSCATAMAASALFSAGVIMLPATVLAYRKLGIFIMMIKCISCGFASLFFQSLCCFFGPEKNCGQILWPCAHTMKDYYDDPGLNGSFACGGSEKQNRSRKVQESNTANEQYELQPLSRKLSDSFDNSTSTSKLSNRPSVLSEDTQVEDNRCPRIGMERERQNLQEALGEQQVGLCQCPALQTSSPYKHSSSVTEIHRERLCRDCRCRKYGLKAWDGSGLDRIQPAGAKEEEQLNKSQCSSDTAQQQSDYTSDNSHLPAADIYKIHRCLCSLGSSFDMLNISGETSISDFEQGLKLAESASSCPDVLELSDSYSQTERGYLNGKRDTLRLDLRETVFDISPAASQQNSSSWKNRFGLGNEGPVVLPNSQPDMPDVWIKRSSAQSSGYNS